A part of Spodoptera frugiperda isolate SF20-4 chromosome 25, AGI-APGP_CSIRO_Sfru_2.0, whole genome shotgun sequence genomic DNA contains:
- the LOC118269296 gene encoding uncharacterized protein LOC118269296 produces the protein MSSHIYKYFIVWIVCSLLIIQTKKPRGKRQQIVWRLECELGIISDSDCPIDGGWSAWSPWSACQGPCDDVGHRHRTRECINPPPSQDGTPCGGPEEETDICYLTNCTVNDFRELVKGDSARMEALNQLEAVPALMERCLQIECPFEAIEAALAFDNTWQLNSESLWNSLLCVKRNLGCPVIGEWGTWGSWSSCGARCGRGLKWRLRRCDTPAPSDVRLACAGSPLIADVCVGDQCAITSKDSGGSWGEWSSWSSCSEKCGAGVRRRRRVCHETDTLPASGTWGTHCRGQHDQLEVCENGFCSLDGGWSGWGSWGPCSKTCGSGRRARARTCTRPIPHGKGSTCVGPKTEVGSCHFHPCETFSHTVAIFHGESSLHYNLENKRATLYQFYMRFMPLSPHGTLVRREAGQNSFVRLSLQKWHVCLDACGSSRSCCLPRTCSHTNFEPATWHTALLAVTGEEAVLRLNEAVVPLKIAWPCDPDLPDDKMRIFVGERFHGQIQELILNFIPLNMIINRHRRSRKSDFHPISASNIAYEKANTEEAYMHINNDQYLRLPCFLDQQSWSLELTLKTKKEAGTILFLRTERSTNWLHLYLQNMRLKMKLALDTFRTESSSTSDCAPEQWLNVTISKKQDTNAIEACINAGERLHVLFEEVARKRRNSIKTTTPLTESVNTSTTSSKPMVKFENVIVQSKDLGFSLCSDEFFIGGIPNNFKNHIKEEVVPFYGVIASIRENGVLLDLHSYNMERYKEDKIQVSSRSASVSGSYHETAWGKSNRLNLTCLHARTSRSPHDASWLYLDTAIDITTLKEKTARSVNDGRVLRLVATADHDLRGFYTCRAHSNRRTQNIVTYGVLGKIQYKLSGPDTTTAIAVITTLVLVISTLIWLAIECFHDIRNGYGFFRDAHLSLKEEAEAVCEYIDLNINLLSSKSDAKVAKARARKRARQLVSRSNFAAQEPQGLMQESVHLEQSDNTLSEPEGLPALPEVKSSKPEPLQNVYSMYRVEPCYRSSPRQDSTSTPKLRATSTSSFELVSPRVLCSRLLMHKRTSSKESFYSKKSSARGGYKTLRKKKGNLMTIKSSVLVAQTPAQKILQRFQSLKGDDI, from the coding sequence ATGTCTTCccatatttataagtatttcatTGTTTGGATAGTGTGCTCTCTTCTCATTATCCAAACAAAAAAACCAAGAGGCAAGCGGCAACAAATTGTCTGGCGACTTGAATGTGAGCTGGGCATAATTTCCGATAGCGACTGTCCTATTGATGGAGGTTGGTCTGCCTGGAGCCCTTGGTCTGCATGTCAAGGCCCTTGTGACGACGTTGGACACCGTCACCGAACAAGAGAATGTATTAACCCGCCACCGTCTCAAGATGGTACACCATGTGGTGGGCCAGAAGAAGAAACAGATATCTGTTACCTTACAAACTGCACTGTCAATGATTTCCGCGAACTCGTCAAAGGTGACTCGGCTAGAATGGAGGCCCTAAATCAACTTGAAGCTGTCCCTGCCTTAATGGAACGCTGCTTACAAATAGAATGCCCCTTTGAAGCGATTGAAGCTGCTCTAGCTTTTGACAATACGTGGCAACTTAATTCAGAATCGTTGTGGAACTCGTTACTATGTGTGAAGCGTAATCTGGGCTGTCCTGTGATAGGCGAGTGGGGAACATGGGGTTCTTGGTCCTCTTGTGGTGCTCGATGTGGACGCGGCTTAAAGTGGAGATTACGAAGATGTGACACACCAGCACCGTCGGATGTGCGTCTTGCTTGCGCTGGTTCCCCTCTTATAGCTGATGTTTGCGTAGGCGATCAATGTGCTATTACTAGCAAAGATTCTGGAGGAAGTTGGGGTGAGTGGAGCTCTTGGTCGTCGTGCTCAGAAAAGTGTGGAGCGGGAGTACGACGCCGAAGAAGAGTTTGTCATGAAACTGACACTCTACCTGCTTCCGGAACGTGGGGTACACACTGTCGGGGACAACACGATCAATTAGAGGTTTGTGAAAATGGGTTTTGTTCGCTGGATGGTGGATGGTCTGGATGGGGAAGCTGGGGACCTTGCTCAAAAACTTGCGGATCTGGCAGACGGGCTAGAGCAAGGACATGTACTAGACCAATTCCTCATGGAAAAGGATCGACTTGTGTTGGCCCAAAAACTGAAGTGGGTTCCTGTCATTTCCACCCTTGTGAAACATTTTCTCATACAGTTGCCATATTTCATGGTGAATCGTCTCTTCATTACAACCTTGAAAATAAGCGTGCTACACTTTATCAATTCTATATGAGATTCATGCCCTTGTCACCTCATGGAACGTTGGTCCGTAGAGAAGCAGGCCAAAATTCTTTCGTTCGGTTAAGCCTGCAGAAATGGCATGTTTGTCTAGATGCGTGTGGTTCTAGTCGATCGTGTTGTCTACCTAGGACTTGCTCACACACAAACTTCGAACCAGCAACTTGGCACACCGCTCTCCTGGCTGTTACGGGTGAAGAAGCAGTGTTGAGACTCAATGAAGCCGTCGTACCATTAAAGATTGCATGGCCTTGTGACCCAGATTTGCCTGATGATAAAATGAGAATTTTTGTAGGAGAAAGATTTCACGGACAAATTCaggaattaattttaaactttattcccTTAAATATGATTATAAACCGCCATCGGAGATCTAGAAAAAGTGATTTTCATCCTATCTCAGCTTCAAATATTGCATATGAAAAAGCGAATACGGAAGAAGCATACATGCATATCAACAATGATCAGTATTTACGTCTACCCTGTTTCTTAGATCAACAAAGTTGGAGCCTGGAACTAACTTTGAAAACCAAAAAAGAAGCGGGAACTATTTTATTTCTGAGAACTGAAAGAAGCACCAACTGGTTACATTTATATTTGCAAAATATGAGATTGAAGATGAAGTTAGCCCTAGATACATTTCGAACCGAGAGTAGTAGTACATCCGATTGCGCACCAGAACAATGGCTCAACGTTACTATTTCCAAAAAACAAGATACAAATGCAATAGAAGCTTGTATCAATGCAGGCGAACGATTACATGTTTTGTTCGAGGAAGTGGCTCGTAAAAGACGTAATTCGATTAAAACTACAACCCCGTTGACCGAATCAGTCAATACGTCTACAACCTCAAGTAAGCCAATGGTAAAATTTGAAAATGTTATAGTTCAATCAAAAGACTTAGGATTTTCGTTGTGCTCTGACGAATTCTTCATCGGTGGGATACCAAATAACTTCAAAAACCATATTAAGGAAGAAGTTGTTCCATTTTATGGAGTCATAGCATCTATTAGAGAAAACGGGGTCCTTTTAGATTTACACAGTTATAATATGGAGAGATATAAGGAAGACAAAATTCAAGTCTCCTCCAGATCTGCGAGTGTATCAGGATCTTACCACGAGACAGCGTGGGGTAAGTCTAACAGGCTGAACTTGACGTGCCTTCATGCAAGAACATCTCGATCTCCGCACGATGCCAGCTGGCTGTACTTAGATACAGCTATCGATATAActactttaaaagaaaaaactgCGAGATCAGTTAATGATGGACGAGTTCTAAGACTTGTAGCTACAGCTGACCACGACCTCAGAGGTTTCTACACATGTCGTGCACACAGCAACAGGCGCACTCAGAACATCGTTACTTATGGTGTTTTAGGCAAGATTCAATATAAACTAAGTGGCCCTGACACGACCACAGCGATCGCTGTTATCACAACTCTAGTTCTCGTAATAAGCACACTAATATGGCTAGCCATCGAATGTTTTCATGATATTCGAAACGGTTATGGCTTCTTTAGAGATGCGCATTTGTCTCTAAAGGAAGAAGCTGAAGCGGTGTGTGAGTACATCGACCTTAACATAAACTTACTGAGTTCCAAGAGCGACGCTAAAGTGGCTAAGGCTCGAGCGAGGAAGAGAGCTAGACAGCTAGTGAGCCGATCAAATTTCGCTGCTCAAGAGCCGCAGGGGTTGATGCAGGAAAGCGTACATCTGGAGCAAAGTGACAACACACTGAGTGAGCCTGAGGGATTGCCGGCACTGCCTGAAGTGAAGAGCTCTAAACCCGAACCGTTGCAAAACGTGTATAGCATGTATAGGGTAGAGCCATGTTATAGGAGTTCGCCTCGTCAAGATTCGACATCGACCCCGAAACTGAGAGCGACGTCAACATCATCATTCGAGCTGGTTTCCCCAAGAGTACTTTGTTCACGCCTTCTGATGCACAAACGCACTTCATCCAAAGAAAGCTTCTATTCCAAGAAGAGTTCGGCTCGCGGTGGTTATAAAACACTACGTAAGAAGAAGGGAAATCTGATGACGATAAAGTCTTCTGTCCTAGTTGCTCAAACTCCCGCTCAAAAGATTCTGCAAAGGTTTCAAAGCCTAAAAGGCGACGACATTTAA
- the LOC118261882 gene encoding solute carrier family 66 member 3 — translation MEATISQNFANILSTLTILSCLFLKVPQIMYIKQKKSAEGIYVQAMLMEIFGFSIMTLYNFTNNYGIMTYLEYPIILLQVYVMFYYVLKFKKMLASSAVPLTTLAYFSAVVGFVTGALPKGILGYLVPFCTPLSGFAKVTYIYGIIKEQNADAVSLTTWVISVSTNLARIFTVYVDSADFKLLLNFLVSTVLSSAVLGTAIYFKKCTSPQPTPRPRRKSVAQHYHSD, via the exons ATGGAGGCCACAATCTCACAGAACTTTGCAAATATACTCAGCACCCTGACAATACTGTCATGCCTCTTCCTCAAAGTGCCACAGATaatgtatataaaacaaaagaagtcGGCAGAGGGAATCTACGTACAGGCTATGCTCATGGAAATATTTGG GTTCTCCATAATGACGTTATACAACTTCACAAACAACTACGGCATCATGACGTACTTGGAGTATCCGATAATATTGCTGCAAGTATACGTGATGTTCTACTATGTGCTCAAGTTTAAGAAGATGCTGGCTTCTTCCGCAGTACCACTCACTACTCTGGCGTACTTCTCTGCTGTTGTCGGCTTCGTGACGGGCGCTCTACCGAAGGGTATACTTGGATATCTCGTG CCATTCTGTACGCCTCTGAGCGGCTTCGCGAAGGTGACATACATCTACGGGATTATCAAAGAGCAGAATGCTGACGCCGTTTCGCTGACAACATGGGTGATATCTGTCTCCACAAACCTAG CCCGCATATTCACGGTCTACGTGGACTCGGCAGACTTCAAGCTGTTGCTGAACTTCTTGGTGTCTACAGTCCTGAGCTCTGCAGTACTAGGAACTGCTATCTACTTCAAGAAGTGCACCAGCCCACAACCAACGCCCCGGCCCCGAAGAAAGTCAGTCGCTCAACACTACCATTCCGATTAG